In Anopheles gambiae chromosome 2, idAnoGambNW_F1_1, whole genome shotgun sequence, a single window of DNA contains:
- the LOC1273260 gene encoding uncharacterized protein LOC1273260 isoform X2 — translation MLKDKTVMWIRRTTDKVSLLTVGNNTYSGDPRIKVKFQYPNNWRLHINPIKSDDAGLYMCQVSTHPPRVFATNLTVLEPAVRIVDEMGYEFSDRYYKLGSTIEISCQVSTSYLATLPPSPKSAGQQQRSKTSPVGAPANTLDETAKTGSKATKDDNKLSDSTERGLISWTKDGAKLPKDVKMSFSGTKQWLISRISILQANRVHNGVYNCTVAGKQSQAAQVQVLNGELQPLCSIILAIAKRRPDWSVFTAHFGVVHSTVSEAVGWVGIICYTLFVNVLCIGSAT, via the exons ATGCTTAAAGATAAAACG GTGATGTGGATCCGACGAACCACCGATAAGGTATCGTTGCTCACCGTTGGCAATAATACGTACAGCGGGGACCCGAGGATAAAGGTCAAATTTCAATATCCCAACAATTGGAGGCTACATATCAACCCGATCAAATCCGACGACGCCGGCCTGTACATGTGCCAGGTGTCGACGCATCCGCCACGGGTGTTCGCAACGAATCTGACCGTCTTGG AGCCCGCTGTAAGAATAGTGGACGAGATGGGGTACGAGTTCTCCGATCGGTACTATAAACTAGGCAGCACCATCGAGATATCGTGCCAAGTGTCGACGTCCTATCTGGCTACCCTTCCACCCAGCCCCAAGTCGGCTGGCCAACAACAACGCTCGAAGACTTCCCCCGTCGGTGCACCGGCAAACACGTTGGACGAGACGGCGAAAACAGGCTCCAAAGCCACTAAAGACGATAACAAACTGTCCGACTCGACGGAAAGAGGGTTGATTAGCTGGACCAAGGATGGCGCCAAGCTGCCGAAGGATGTCAAGATGAGTTTTAG TGGCACCAAGCAGTGGCTCATCAGCCGGATATCGATTCTGCAGGCAAATCGTGTCCACAATGGCGTCTACAACTGCACCGTCGCCGGCAAGCAGAGCCAGGCGGCCCAGGTTCAGGTCCTGAACG GTGAACTCCAGCCGCTGTGCAGCATAATTTTGGCCATCGCAAAGAGGCGTCCGGACTGGTCGGTCTTCACTGCCCATTTTGGTGTGGTACACTCTACAGTTTCGGAAGCGGTCGGTTGGGTTGGAATTATTTGCTACACACTCTTTGTTAACGTGTTGTGCATCGGATCAGCAACGTAA
- the LOC1273260 gene encoding uncharacterized protein LOC1273260 isoform X3: MWIRRTTDKVSLLTVGNNTYSGDPRIKVKFQYPNNWRLHINPIKSDDAGLYMCQVSTHPPRVFATNLTVLEPAVRIVDEMGYEFSDRYYKLGSTIEISCQVSTSYLATLPPSPKSAGQQQRSKTSPVGAPANTLDETAKTGSKATKDDNKLSDSTERGLISWTKDGAKLPKDVKMSFSGTKQWLISRISILQANRVHNGVYNCTVAGKQSQAAQVQVLNGELQPLCSIILAIAKRRPDWSVFTAHFGVVHSTVSEAVGWVGIICYTLFVNVLCIGSAT; encoded by the exons ATGTGGATCCGACGAACCACCGATAAGGTATCGTTGCTCACCGTTGGCAATAATACGTACAGCGGGGACCCGAGGATAAAGGTCAAATTTCAATATCCCAACAATTGGAGGCTACATATCAACCCGATCAAATCCGACGACGCCGGCCTGTACATGTGCCAGGTGTCGACGCATCCGCCACGGGTGTTCGCAACGAATCTGACCGTCTTGG AGCCCGCTGTAAGAATAGTGGACGAGATGGGGTACGAGTTCTCCGATCGGTACTATAAACTAGGCAGCACCATCGAGATATCGTGCCAAGTGTCGACGTCCTATCTGGCTACCCTTCCACCCAGCCCCAAGTCGGCTGGCCAACAACAACGCTCGAAGACTTCCCCCGTCGGTGCACCGGCAAACACGTTGGACGAGACGGCGAAAACAGGCTCCAAAGCCACTAAAGACGATAACAAACTGTCCGACTCGACGGAAAGAGGGTTGATTAGCTGGACCAAGGATGGCGCCAAGCTGCCGAAGGATGTCAAGATGAGTTTTAG TGGCACCAAGCAGTGGCTCATCAGCCGGATATCGATTCTGCAGGCAAATCGTGTCCACAATGGCGTCTACAACTGCACCGTCGCCGGCAAGCAGAGCCAGGCGGCCCAGGTTCAGGTCCTGAACG GTGAACTCCAGCCGCTGTGCAGCATAATTTTGGCCATCGCAAAGAGGCGTCCGGACTGGTCGGTCTTCACTGCCCATTTTGGTGTGGTACACTCTACAGTTTCGGAAGCGGTCGGTTGGGTTGGAATTATTTGCTACACACTCTTTGTTAACGTGTTGTGCATCGGATCAGCAACGTAA
- the LOC1273260 gene encoding uncharacterized protein LOC1273260 isoform X1, with protein MFSLTFPFLSQRCHSFCITFAVLIPTLPDVKLSIRCLKHHHERHWGPFLEERVNVTSGAALQVRYHLSTEAILNCRVGMLKDKTVMWIRRTTDKVSLLTVGNNTYSGDPRIKVKFQYPNNWRLHINPIKSDDAGLYMCQVSTHPPRVFATNLTVLEPAVRIVDEMGYEFSDRYYKLGSTIEISCQVSTSYLATLPPSPKSAGQQQRSKTSPVGAPANTLDETAKTGSKATKDDNKLSDSTERGLISWTKDGAKLPKDVKMSFSGTKQWLISRISILQANRVHNGVYNCTVAGKQSQAAQVQVLNGELQPLCSIILAIAKRRPDWSVFTAHFGVVHSTVSEAVGWVGIICYTLFVNVLCIGSAT; from the exons ATGTTTTCATTaacatttcctttcctttcccagAGATGTCACTCTTTTTGCATTACGTTTGCAGTACTAATACCTACATTACCTGATGTCAAATTGTCGATTCGATGCCTTAAGCATCATCATGAGCGTCACTGGGGTCCTTTTCTCGAGGAACGGGTCAACGTGACTTCCGGGGCGGCCTTGCAGGTTCGATATCATTTATCAACGGAGGCTATCCTCAACTGTAGGGTAGGCATGCTTAAAGATAAAACG GTGATGTGGATCCGACGAACCACCGATAAGGTATCGTTGCTCACCGTTGGCAATAATACGTACAGCGGGGACCCGAGGATAAAGGTCAAATTTCAATATCCCAACAATTGGAGGCTACATATCAACCCGATCAAATCCGACGACGCCGGCCTGTACATGTGCCAGGTGTCGACGCATCCGCCACGGGTGTTCGCAACGAATCTGACCGTCTTGG AGCCCGCTGTAAGAATAGTGGACGAGATGGGGTACGAGTTCTCCGATCGGTACTATAAACTAGGCAGCACCATCGAGATATCGTGCCAAGTGTCGACGTCCTATCTGGCTACCCTTCCACCCAGCCCCAAGTCGGCTGGCCAACAACAACGCTCGAAGACTTCCCCCGTCGGTGCACCGGCAAACACGTTGGACGAGACGGCGAAAACAGGCTCCAAAGCCACTAAAGACGATAACAAACTGTCCGACTCGACGGAAAGAGGGTTGATTAGCTGGACCAAGGATGGCGCCAAGCTGCCGAAGGATGTCAAGATGAGTTTTAG TGGCACCAAGCAGTGGCTCATCAGCCGGATATCGATTCTGCAGGCAAATCGTGTCCACAATGGCGTCTACAACTGCACCGTCGCCGGCAAGCAGAGCCAGGCGGCCCAGGTTCAGGTCCTGAACG GTGAACTCCAGCCGCTGTGCAGCATAATTTTGGCCATCGCAAAGAGGCGTCCGGACTGGTCGGTCTTCACTGCCCATTTTGGTGTGGTACACTCTACAGTTTCGGAAGCGGTCGGTTGGGTTGGAATTATTTGCTACACACTCTTTGTTAACGTGTTGTGCATCGGATCAGCAACGTAA